One Romboutsia sp. 13368 genomic window carries:
- the tuf gene encoding elongation factor Tu codes for MAKAKFERNKPHVNIGTIGHVDHGKTTLTAAITKTLHERYQLGEAVDFANIDKAPEERERGITISTAHVEYETPNRHYAHVDCPGHADYVKNMITGAAQMDGAILVCSATDGPMPQTREHILLSRQVGVPYIVVFLNKCDMVDDEELLELVEMEIRDLLNEYEFPGDDTPIIRGSALMALENPASEWGDKIVELFEQIDAYIPEPERDVDKNFLMPVEDVFSITGRGTVATGRVERGVLKVQDEVEIVGLADEPRKVVVTGVEMFRKLLDQAQAGDNIGALIRGVQRNEIERGQVMAKPGTVKPHTKFMAEVYVLKKEEGGRHTPFFDGYRPQFYFRTTDVTGACKLPEGIEMVMPGDNVTMSVELINSIAIEEGLRFAIREGGRTVASGVVASIVE; via the coding sequence ATGGCTAAAGCTAAATTTGAAAGAAATAAACCACACGTTAATATAGGAACAATAGGACACGTTGACCACGGTAAAACTACATTAACAGCTGCTATAACAAAAACTTTACATGAAAGATACCAATTAGGAGAAGCTGTAGACTTTGCTAACATAGATAAAGCTCCAGAAGAAAGAGAAAGAGGTATCACAATATCAACTGCTCACGTTGAGTACGAAACTCCAAACAGACACTACGCTCACGTTGACTGCCCAGGACATGCTGACTACGTTAAGAACATGATAACAGGTGCTGCTCAAATGGACGGTGCTATATTAGTTTGTTCAGCAACAGATGGACCAATGCCTCAAACAAGAGAGCATATATTATTATCAAGACAAGTTGGTGTACCATACATAGTAGTATTCTTAAACAAGTGTGACATGGTAGACGATGAAGAATTATTAGAGTTAGTTGAAATGGAAATAAGAGACTTATTAAATGAGTACGAATTCCCAGGAGATGACACTCCAATAATAAGAGGATCTGCTTTAATGGCATTAGAAAACCCAGCTTCTGAGTGGGGAGACAAAATAGTTGAATTATTCGAGCAAATAGATGCTTATATACCAGAACCAGAAAGAGATGTTGATAAGAACTTCTTAATGCCAGTAGAAGACGTATTCTCTATAACAGGTAGAGGAACAGTTGCTACAGGTAGAGTTGAAAGAGGAGTATTAAAGGTTCAAGACGAAGTTGAAATAGTAGGTTTAGCTGATGAGCCAAGAAAAGTTGTAGTAACAGGAGTAGAAATGTTCAGAAAGTTATTAGACCAAGCACAAGCTGGAGATAACATAGGAGCATTAATAAGAGGGGTACAAAGAAATGAAATAGAAAGAGGACAAGTTATGGCTAAGCCAGGAACAGTTAAGCCTCATACTAAGTTCATGGCAGAAGTATACGTTCTTAAAAAAGAAGAAGGTGGAAGACACACTCCATTCTTCGATGGATACAGACCACAATTCTACTTCAGAACAACAGACGTTACAGGAGCTTGTAAGTTACCAGAAGGTATAGAAATGGTTATGCCTGGAGATAACGTAACAATGTCAGTTGAGTTAATAAACTCAATAGCAATAGAAGAAGGATTAAGATTCGCAATAAGAGAAGGTGGAAGAACAGTAGCATCAGGAGTTGTTGCTTCTATAGTTGAATAA
- the rpsJ gene encoding 30S ribosomal protein S10: MAQNEKIRIRLKSYDHKLLDFSASKIVETAKKAGSQVSGPVPLPTEKQIVTILRAVHKYKDSREQFEIRTHKRLIDIANPTPKTVDSLMRLDLPAGVDIEIKL; the protein is encoded by the coding sequence ATGGCTCAAAATGAAAAAATAAGAATAAGATTAAAATCATATGATCACAAATTATTAGATTTTTCAGCTTCTAAAATAGTTGAAACTGCTAAGAAGGCTGGATCACAAGTTTCAGGACCTGTGCCACTACCAACAGAAAAGCAAATAGTAACTATATTAAGAGCTGTACACAAGTACAAAGACTCTAGAGAGCAATTCGAAATAAGAACTCATAAGAGATTAATCGACATAGCTAACCCAACACCTAAGACTGTTGACTCATTAATGAGATTAGACTTACCAGCTGGTGTTGATATAGAAATAAAGTTATAA
- the rplC gene encoding 50S ribosomal protein L3 produces the protein MKGILGKKLGMTQIFTEEGIVIPVTVVEAGPNVVTQVKTVEKDGYNAIQVGFEDAKEKSLNKPQKGHLAAANVLKKHLKEFRVNAVEEFTVGQEIKADLFAAGEKIDVTGTSKGKGFQGPIKRHGQSRGPESHGSRYHRRPGSMGACSFPGRVFKNKKLAGHMGSVKVTVQNLEVVRVDADKNLILVKGAIPGPKGSMVTIKEAVKSSK, from the coding sequence ATGAAAGGTATATTAGGAAAAAAACTAGGTATGACTCAAATATTCACTGAAGAAGGTATAGTAATACCTGTAACAGTTGTTGAGGCAGGACCAAACGTTGTAACTCAAGTTAAAACAGTTGAGAAAGACGGATACAATGCAATACAAGTTGGTTTTGAAGATGCTAAAGAAAAATCTTTAAACAAACCACAAAAAGGACATTTAGCTGCTGCTAATGTTTTAAAGAAACACTTAAAAGAATTCAGAGTAAACGCTGTAGAAGAATTCACAGTTGGACAAGAAATAAAAGCTGATTTATTCGCTGCAGGAGAAAAAATAGATGTTACTGGAACAAGTAAAGGTAAAGGATTCCAAGGTCCAATAAAGAGACATGGACAATCTAGAGGTCCTGAATCTCACGGTTCTAGATACCACAGAAGACCAGGTTCAATGGGAGCATGTTCTTTCCCAGGTAGAGTTTTCAAAAACAAAAAACTAGCAGGACACATGGGTAGCGTTAAAGTTACTGTTCAAAACTTAGAGGTTGTTAGAGTAGATGCTGATAAGAACCTTATATTAGTTAAAGGTGCTATACCAGGACCTAAAGGTTCAATGGTAACTATAAAGGAAGCTGTTAAGTCTTCTAAATAA
- the rplD gene encoding 50S ribosomal protein L4, translating into MPKLNVLNINGQNVGEIELVDSIFNVEVNEHVLYEVVKNQLANKRQGTQSAKTRAEVRGGGRKPWKQKGTGRARQGSIRAVQWVGGGVAFAPKPRSYNYTLPKKVRRLAMKSALTSKVQNGEMIVLDALNMEAPKTKEFVQILKNVNAAKKALVVTAENNENVIRSAKNIEGVATATVNTINVYDILKYDSFIITTDAVKKVEEVYA; encoded by the coding sequence ATGCCAAAATTAAATGTATTAAATATTAATGGACAAAATGTTGGAGAAATAGAATTAGTAGATTCTATATTCAACGTAGAAGTTAATGAACATGTTTTATATGAAGTTGTTAAAAATCAATTAGCAAACAAGAGACAAGGTACTCAATCTGCTAAGACTAGAGCAGAAGTTAGAGGTGGCGGAAGAAAGCCTTGGAAACAAAAAGGAACTGGTAGAGCTAGACAAGGTTCTATAAGAGCAGTACAATGGGTAGGTGGAGGAGTTGCTTTCGCACCAAAGCCAAGAAGCTACAACTACACATTACCAAAGAAAGTTAGAAGATTAGCTATGAAGAGCGCTTTAACTTCTAAAGTACAAAACGGAGAAATGATAGTATTAGATGCTTTAAACATGGAAGCTCCTAAGACTAAAGAATTCGTTCAAATATTAAAGAATGTAAATGCTGCTAAGAAAGCTTTAGTAGTAACAGCTGAAAATAACGAAAACGTAATAAGATCAGCTAAGAACATAGAAGGTGTTGCAACTGCTACAGTTAACACTATAAATGTTTACGATATATTAAAGTATGATTCATTCATAATAACAACAGACGCTGTTAAAAAAGTGGAGGAGGTGTACGCATAA
- the rplW gene encoding 50S ribosomal protein L23, which translates to MTNPHDIIKKPVVTEQSMMEMANKKYTFVVAKDANKTEIKKAVEAIFGVNVEKVNTLNYDGKVKRMGRHEGRTASFKKAVVKLTADSKEIEFFQGM; encoded by the coding sequence ATGACTAATCCACATGATATAATAAAAAAGCCAGTTGTAACTGAGCAAAGTATGATGGAAATGGCTAACAAGAAATATACTTTCGTTGTTGCTAAAGATGCAAACAAGACTGAAATAAAGAAAGCTGTAGAAGCTATATTCGGAGTAAATGTAGAAAAAGTTAATACATTAAACTACGATGGAAAAGTTAAAAGAATGGGTAGACATGAAGGAAGAACTGCAAGCTTTAAGAAAGCAGTAGTTAAATTAACTGCTGATAGCAAAGAAATAGAATTCTTCCAAGGAATGTAA
- the rplB gene encoding 50S ribosomal protein L2, with product MAIKKFKPTSPALRQMTVLVSDEITCNQPEKSLLVSLKKNSGRNAQGKITVRHRGGGNRRKYRIIDFKRNKDGIPAKVATIEYDPNRTANIALLHYVDGEKAYILAPVGLEVGTTVLSGPTADIKPGNAMALKDMPVGTVVHNIELKPGKGAQLVRSAGVSAQLMAKEGKKALLRLPSGEMRYVSIDCKATIGQVGNIEHGNVVIGKAGRKRHMGIRPTVRGSVMNPCDHPHGGGEGRTSIGRPSPVTPWGKPALGYKTRKKNKASDKLIVSRRTK from the coding sequence ATGGCTATAAAAAAGTTTAAACCAACTTCTCCTGCCTTAAGACAAATGACAGTTTTAGTTTCTGATGAAATAACTTGTAATCAACCAGAAAAATCTTTATTAGTTTCTTTAAAGAAAAACTCTGGTAGAAATGCACAAGGTAAAATAACTGTTCGTCACAGAGGTGGAGGAAACAGAAGAAAATACAGAATAATAGATTTCAAGAGAAATAAAGATGGAATACCTGCAAAGGTTGCAACTATAGAATACGATCCAAACAGAACAGCTAACATAGCTTTATTACACTACGTAGATGGTGAAAAAGCTTATATATTAGCACCAGTTGGATTAGAAGTTGGAACTACAGTATTATCAGGACCAACAGCTGATATAAAGCCAGGAAATGCTATGGCATTAAAAGATATGCCAGTAGGTACAGTAGTACACAACATAGAATTAAAGCCAGGTAAAGGAGCTCAATTAGTAAGATCTGCTGGAGTTTCTGCTCAATTAATGGCTAAAGAAGGAAAGAAAGCTTTATTAAGATTACCATCAGGAGAAATGAGATACGTTTCTATAGACTGTAAAGCTACTATAGGACAAGTTGGTAACATAGAACACGGTAACGTTGTTATAGGTAAAGCTGGTAGAAAGAGACATATGGGTATAAGACCTACTGTTAGAGGATCTGTAATGAACCCTTGTGACCATCCACACGGTGGTGGGGAAGGTAGAACTTCAATAGGTAGACCTTCACCAGTTACTCCATGGGGTAAACCAGCTCTTGGATACAAAACTAGAAAGAAAAACAAAGCTTCTGATAAGTTAATAGTATCAAGAAGAACTAAGTAA
- the rpsS gene encoding 30S ribosomal protein S19, with product MSRSTKKGPFVHARLLKKIEEMNANGNKEVIKTWSRSSTIFPQMVEHTIAVHDGRRHVPVFITEDMVGHKLGEFVPTRTFKGHKDDEKSNKRK from the coding sequence ATGTCAAGATCAACTAAAAAAGGACCTTTCGTCCATGCAAGACTTTTAAAGAAAATAGAAGAAATGAACGCTAACGGAAATAAAGAAGTTATAAAGACTTGGTCAAGATCTTCAACTATATTCCCACAAATGGTAGAACATACTATAGCTGTTCATGATGGAAGAAGACATGTTCCTGTATTTATAACAGAAGACATGGTTGGACATAAATTAGGTGAATTCGTTCCTACAAGAACTTTCAAAGGACACAAGGACGACGAAAAATCTAATAAGAGAAAATAA
- the rplV gene encoding 50S ribosomal protein L22 encodes MEAKATAKYVRVSPRKAGQICDLVRGKNVDEALAILKFTPRGAAEIIAKVVKSAKANAENNHEMDADKLYVASIVANQGPTMKRFMPRAMGRATMIRKRTSHIEVVLKERK; translated from the coding sequence ATGGAAGCAAAAGCTACTGCTAAATATGTACGTGTATCACCAAGAAAAGCAGGACAAATCTGTGACCTTGTTAGAGGAAAAAATGTTGATGAAGCATTAGCAATATTAAAGTTCACTCCAAGAGGAGCGGCTGAAATAATAGCTAAGGTTGTAAAGTCTGCTAAAGCAAACGCTGAAAACAATCATGAAATGGATGCTGATAAATTATACGTTGCATCAATAGTTGCAAACCAAGGACCTACAATGAAGAGATTCATGCCTAGAGCTATGGGTAGAGCAACAATGATAAGAAAGAGAACTTCTCATATAGAGGTTGTTCTTAAGGAAAGAAAATAA
- the rpsC gene encoding 30S ribosomal protein S3, whose amino-acid sequence MGQKVNPHGLRVGVIKDWDSRWFTTDKKEFGNLLLEDHNVRNFLKKRLYSAGVAKIEIERSANKLKLDLHVAKPGVVIGKAGAGIDALKAELEKMTKKTVIVNIVEVRNPDKDAQLVAENIALAIERRVAFRRAMKQAIQRAMKSGVKGIKVSASGRLGGAEMARTEGYSEGNVPLQTLRADINYGFAEANTTYGKTGIKVWICNGEVLPTRNGVNPREDRRNDRRDSKRNDRRDNRRNDRRDNRRGNDNRGNRGQRPQGSRPQRTENKGN is encoded by the coding sequence ATGGGTCAAAAGGTTAATCCACACGGACTAAGAGTCGGTGTTATAAAAGATTGGGACTCAAGATGGTTCACAACTGATAAGAAAGAATTCGGAAACTTATTATTAGAAGACCATAATGTACGTAATTTCTTAAAGAAAAGATTATACTCAGCTGGAGTTGCTAAGATAGAAATAGAAAGATCAGCTAACAAATTAAAATTAGACTTACACGTTGCTAAGCCAGGTGTAGTTATAGGAAAAGCTGGTGCTGGAATAGATGCATTAAAAGCTGAATTAGAAAAAATGACTAAGAAGACTGTAATAGTTAACATAGTTGAAGTTAGAAACCCTGATAAGGATGCTCAATTAGTAGCAGAAAACATAGCGTTAGCTATAGAAAGAAGGGTTGCATTCAGAAGAGCTATGAAGCAAGCTATACAAAGAGCTATGAAGTCAGGAGTTAAAGGTATAAAAGTATCTGCTTCTGGTAGATTAGGTGGAGCTGAAATGGCTAGAACTGAAGGATACAGCGAAGGAAATGTTCCTTTACAAACATTAAGAGCTGATATAAACTATGGTTTCGCTGAAGCTAACACTACTTACGGAAAAACTGGTATAAAAGTTTGGATATGCAACGGAGAAGTTTTACCAACTAGAAACGGTGTAAACCCAAGAGAAGACAGAAGAAACGATAGAAGAGATAGCAAGAGAAACGATAGAAGAGATAACAGAAGAAACGATAGAAGAGATAACAGAAGAGGAAATGATAATAGAGGAAACAGAGGACAAAGACCTCAAGGATCAAGACCTCAAAGAACTGAAAACAAAGGAAACTAA
- the rplP gene encoding 50S ribosomal protein L16 gives MLMPKRVKRRRVHRGSMAGKAQKGNTVTYGEFGLVALEASWITSNQIEAARIAMTRSIKRGGKVWIKIFPHKPVTRKPAETRMGAGKGSPEYWVAVVKPGRVMFELAGVSEDKAREAMRLAMHKLPVKCKFVKREDLEVKGGE, from the coding sequence ATGTTAATGCCAAAGAGAGTAAAACGTCGTAGAGTTCATAGAGGAAGTATGGCTGGGAAGGCTCAAAAAGGTAACACAGTTACTTACGGAGAGTTCGGATTAGTTGCATTAGAAGCTTCTTGGATAACTTCTAACCAAATAGAAGCTGCCAGAATCGCGATGACTAGATCAATAAAAAGAGGCGGGAAAGTTTGGATAAAAATATTCCCTCATAAGCCTGTAACAAGAAAGCCAGCTGAAACTCGTATGGGTGCTGGTAAAGGTTCTCCAGAATACTGGGTAGCAGTAGTTAAGCCAGGAAGAGTTATGTTCGAATTAGCAGGTGTTTCTGAAGATAAAGCTAGAGAAGCTATGAGACTTGCAATGCATAAACTTCCAGTTAAATGTAAGTTTGTAAAAAGAGAAGATTTAGAAGTAAAGGGTGGTGAATAG
- the rpmC gene encoding 50S ribosomal protein L29 — MQAKELKSLTSEELMNKLNDFKSELFSLRFQLATGQLENTARIKFVKKDIARVKTVLAERRLNETRA, encoded by the coding sequence ATGCAAGCTAAAGAATTAAAAAGTTTAACAAGCGAAGAGCTAATGAATAAGTTAAATGACTTCAAAAGTGAATTATTTAGCTTAAGATTCCAATTAGCTACTGGTCAATTAGAAAATACAGCTAGAATAAAATTCGTTAAAAAGGATATAGCTAGAGTTAAGACTGTCCTTGCTGAAAGAAGATTAAACGAAACTAGAGCTTAA
- the rpsQ gene encoding 30S ribosomal protein S17, protein MERGRRKVRIGRVVSDKMDKTIVVAVEDFVRHPLYNKPVKRTKKFKAHDEQNVCRIGDRVKIMETRPLSKDKRFRLVEVVEKVK, encoded by the coding sequence ATGGAAAGAGGAAGAAGAAAAGTTAGAATAGGCCGTGTTGTAAGTGACAAAATGGATAAAACTATAGTTGTTGCAGTTGAAGATTTCGTACGTCACCCATTATATAATAAGCCTGTTAAGAGAACTAAGAAGTTCAAAGCTCACGATGAGCAAAATGTATGCAGAATCGGAGACAGAGTAAAAATAATGGAAACTAGACCTTTATCAAAAGATAAAAGATTCAGATTAGTTGAAGTTGTTGAGAAAGTTAAGTAG
- the rplN gene encoding 50S ribosomal protein L14, which produces MIQQETRLRVADNSGAKEILCIRVLGGSKRRFGNIGDVIVATVKSATPGGVVKKGKVVKAVIVRTKQGVRRKDGSYISFDENAAVIIKDDKTPVGTRIFGPVARELRDNDFMKIVSLAPEVL; this is translated from the coding sequence ATGATACAACAAGAAACACGTCTAAGAGTTGCTGATAACTCTGGTGCAAAAGAAATACTATGTATACGTGTACTAGGCGGAAGTAAAAGAAGATTTGGTAACATAGGCGACGTAATAGTTGCTACTGTTAAAAGTGCAACACCTGGTGGAGTTGTAAAAAAAGGTAAAGTTGTTAAAGCTGTTATAGTTAGAACAAAGCAAGGCGTAAGACGTAAAGACGGAAGTTATATATCTTTCGATGAAAACGCAGCTGTTATAATAAAAGACGACAAAACTCCAGTAGGAACTCGTATATTCGGGCCTGTTGCTAGAGAGTTAAGAGATAATGACTTTATGAAAATAGTTTCTCTTGCTCCAGAAGTACTATAA
- the rplX gene encoding 50S ribosomal protein L24 encodes MRVKKGDTVVVIAGKDKGKKGTVVKVMPKANRVVVEGVNVITKHQKPNAMNPQGGIVNKEASIHISNVMPLDPETGKGTRVRFEMKDGKKVRVAVKSGKEI; translated from the coding sequence ATGCGTGTTAAAAAAGGTGATACTGTTGTAGTTATAGCAGGTAAAGACAAAGGTAAAAAAGGTACAGTTGTTAAAGTAATGCCTAAAGCTAACAGAGTTGTAGTTGAAGGAGTTAACGTAATAACTAAGCACCAAAAGCCAAACGCTATGAACCCACAAGGTGGAATAGTAAACAAAGAAGCTTCAATACACATATCTAACGTAATGCCACTAGATCCTGAAACAGGAAAAGGGACAAGAGTTAGATTTGAAATGAAGGATGGAAAAAAAGTAAGAGTAGCAGTTAAGAGCGGAAAAGAAATATAA